The following are encoded together in the Tepidiforma bonchosmolovskayae genome:
- a CDS encoding TIGR03560 family F420-dependent LLM class oxidoreductase translates to MKFAVWPSMNDPWAETLAIARHAEATGWDGVYYADHFMPNDADVSAPVGECWTTLAALAAAVPRIRIGPLVTGNTYRHPAVLAKMAATVDIISGGRLVLGLGAGWQENEHRAYGIEFSTVGGRLSRLEEACHVITSLFANRRTTFAGRYYQLTDAPLEPKPVQSPVPLLIGGGGEQRTLRIAARYANEWNAWGTPEVLARKGQILDRYCEELGRDPRTIRRSAQALLVMTDDRSLIERVRASGRPVLGGTGPELRALVEQYAEAGVNELIIPGFTIGRTLDEKLATLDRFNEEVITRVSRE, encoded by the coding sequence GTGAAATTCGCCGTCTGGCCCAGCATGAACGACCCCTGGGCCGAAACCCTCGCCATCGCCCGCCACGCCGAAGCCACCGGCTGGGACGGCGTCTACTACGCCGACCACTTCATGCCGAACGATGCCGACGTCTCCGCCCCCGTCGGCGAATGCTGGACCACCCTCGCTGCCCTCGCCGCAGCCGTCCCCCGCATCCGGATCGGCCCGCTCGTCACTGGCAACACCTACCGCCACCCTGCCGTCCTCGCCAAGATGGCCGCCACCGTCGACATCATCAGCGGCGGCCGCCTCGTCCTCGGCCTCGGCGCCGGCTGGCAGGAGAACGAACACCGCGCCTACGGCATCGAATTCTCAACCGTCGGCGGCCGCCTCTCCCGCCTCGAAGAAGCCTGCCACGTCATCACCAGCCTCTTCGCCAATCGCCGCACCACCTTCGCCGGCCGCTACTACCAGCTCACCGATGCCCCCCTCGAGCCGAAACCGGTCCAGTCCCCGGTCCCGCTCCTCATCGGCGGGGGCGGCGAACAGCGCACCCTCCGCATCGCGGCACGCTACGCAAACGAGTGGAACGCCTGGGGCACCCCGGAAGTCCTCGCCCGCAAAGGCCAAATCCTCGACCGCTACTGCGAAGAGCTCGGCCGCGACCCCCGCACCATCCGCCGTTCCGCACAGGCGCTCCTTGTCATGACCGACGACCGGTCGCTCATAGAACGCGTCCGCGCCTCCGGGCGCCCCGTCCTCGGCGGGACAGGCCCCGAACTCCGGGCGCTCGTCGAGCAGTACGCCGAAGCCGGAGTCAACGAACTCATCATCCCCGGCTTCACCATCGGCCGTACCCTTGACGAGAAGCTCGCCACGCTCGACCGCTTCAACGAAGAGGTCATCACGCGCGTGAGCAGGGAGTAA
- a CDS encoding PAC2 family protein gives MEYLRLENLPELRSPVFICAFAGWNDAASAATNAARFVVRRFGARKFGSFDPEPFFDFREVRPQVRLTVRGEREVIWPANDLYYARNPMGPHDVLVFIGTEPNLKWRTYAGELVELATWMRTDLVVSLGALLADVPHTRPVRVTGSAFDPAVGERLGLQPSRYEGPTGIVGVLHTALRDAGLPGASLWANVPHYLTASQNPAATAALLRRISGLLEVEFDLAEMDAAAQRFVAEVEGALQANPEAQEYVRRLEASYEEARLEAPQLPRGEDLVLDIERFLREQREGRGDE, from the coding sequence ATGGAGTACCTGCGGCTGGAGAATCTGCCGGAGCTGCGCTCGCCGGTGTTCATCTGCGCGTTCGCGGGGTGGAACGACGCTGCTTCGGCGGCGACGAATGCTGCGCGGTTCGTGGTGCGGCGGTTCGGCGCCCGGAAGTTTGGGAGCTTCGACCCGGAGCCGTTTTTCGACTTCCGCGAGGTGCGTCCGCAGGTGCGGCTGACGGTGCGGGGGGAGCGTGAGGTGATCTGGCCGGCGAACGACCTGTACTACGCGCGGAACCCGATGGGGCCGCACGATGTGCTGGTGTTCATCGGCACGGAGCCGAACCTGAAGTGGCGGACGTATGCCGGGGAGCTGGTGGAGCTGGCCACGTGGATGCGGACGGATCTCGTGGTGTCGCTCGGGGCGCTGCTGGCGGATGTGCCGCACACGCGGCCGGTGCGGGTGACGGGGAGCGCCTTCGACCCGGCGGTCGGTGAGCGGCTGGGGCTGCAGCCGTCGCGGTACGAGGGGCCGACGGGCATCGTGGGGGTGCTGCACACGGCGCTGCGGGATGCGGGGCTGCCGGGCGCGAGCCTCTGGGCGAACGTGCCGCACTACCTGACGGCGAGCCAGAACCCGGCAGCGACGGCGGCGCTGTTGCGCCGCATTTCGGGGCTGCTCGAGGTGGAGTTCGACCTTGCCGAGATGGATGCCGCTGCGCAGCGGTTCGTGGCCGAGGTGGAGGGAGCGCTGCAGGCGAACCCGGAAGCGCAGGAGTACGTGCGGCGGCTCGAGGCGAGCTACGAAGAGGCGAGGCTCGAGGCGCCCCAGCTGCCGCGAGGGGAGGACCTCGTGCTCGATATCGAGCGGTTCCTCCGGGAGCAGCGGGAAGGCCGGGGCGACGAGTAA
- the dinB gene encoding DNA polymerase IV produces MVGTATILHVDLDAFFVAMELLRRPELRGKPVVVGYLGPRGVVSTASYEARRYGIRSAMPTLRARELCPSAVFLPPDFSWYAPASKTFHAILRSYTPVVESVSVDEAYLDVAGSEQLFGTPVEIAEAIRRRVRDEIGITASVGIAANRLVAKVASDAAKPDGLLRVPPGEEAAFLAPRPVRDLPGIGRRTAAVLERLGVATIGDLAALPESVLVAKFGRHGADLRRRALGIADGPVVALRPDRRSISREHTFGRDEPSADVLRATLLRQAERVADDLAREQRAARTVVLKLRFPPFETLTRSHTPGRQLLFADELYSEALRLFEAAWAEHARRPVRLIGLGVTGLTERARQLALGETAAPAALQRALIELRDRFGDTVIRRAAELREPAPGDGPAPPPH; encoded by the coding sequence ATGGTCGGCACCGCCACTATCCTCCACGTCGACCTCGACGCCTTCTTCGTCGCCATGGAGCTCCTCCGCCGTCCGGAGCTCCGGGGAAAACCGGTCGTGGTCGGCTACCTCGGGCCCCGCGGCGTCGTCAGCACCGCCAGCTACGAGGCCCGCCGCTACGGCATCCGCTCCGCCATGCCCACCCTCCGCGCGCGCGAACTCTGTCCTTCCGCCGTCTTCCTCCCGCCCGATTTCTCGTGGTACGCACCCGCCTCGAAGACCTTCCACGCTATCCTTCGCAGCTATACCCCCGTCGTCGAATCGGTCAGCGTCGACGAAGCCTACCTCGATGTCGCCGGCTCCGAGCAGCTCTTCGGCACCCCCGTCGAAATCGCCGAAGCCATCCGGCGCCGCGTCCGCGACGAAATCGGCATCACCGCCTCGGTCGGCATCGCCGCGAACCGCCTCGTCGCGAAAGTGGCCAGCGACGCCGCCAAGCCGGACGGCCTGCTCCGCGTCCCGCCCGGCGAGGAGGCGGCCTTCCTCGCGCCCCGCCCCGTCCGCGACCTCCCCGGCATCGGGCGCCGCACGGCCGCGGTCCTCGAACGGCTCGGCGTCGCCACCATCGGCGACCTCGCCGCCCTGCCCGAGTCGGTCCTCGTCGCGAAGTTCGGCCGCCACGGCGCCGACCTCCGCCGGCGCGCCCTCGGCATCGCCGATGGACCCGTCGTCGCCCTCCGCCCCGACCGCCGCTCCATCTCCCGCGAACACACCTTCGGCCGCGACGAGCCCTCCGCCGACGTGCTCCGCGCCACCCTGCTCCGCCAGGCCGAGCGCGTCGCCGACGACCTCGCCCGCGAGCAGCGCGCCGCCCGCACCGTCGTGCTCAAGCTCCGCTTCCCGCCCTTCGAAACCCTCACGCGCTCCCACACACCCGGCCGGCAGCTCCTCTTCGCCGATGAGCTGTACAGCGAGGCCCTCCGCCTCTTCGAAGCCGCCTGGGCCGAGCACGCCCGCCGGCCGGTCCGCCTGATCGGCCTCGGCGTCACCGGCCTCACCGAGCGCGCCCGCCAGCTCGCCCTCGGCGAAACTGCCGCGCCGGCCGCCCTCCAGCGGGCCCTCATCGAGCTCCGCGACCGCTTCGGTGATACCGTCATCCGCCGTGCGGCCGAACTGCGCGAGCCCGCGCCCGGCGATGGCCCGGCGCCGCCCCCGCATTGA
- a CDS encoding MerR family transcriptional regulator, which translates to MDKFDDPLPELETGSSRWLTLGAASKLLGVSESTIRRWADAGEIRSYRTSGGHRRILAEDLKHIVASMAPQQAARDPSRISDLATARVRRRLHPRGRAAHAAPAFDQLSPDALDRLRLLGRQVVDLFSRIIAGEARRDRAIEDARSIGREYGRTLVSEHISLTTAVATFNALRRSLEETAAQIATEAGLSAEEAVDAIENVLSLADVMLEGMASVYEAQSR; encoded by the coding sequence TTGGACAAGTTTGACGACCCCCTGCCCGAGCTCGAAACCGGCAGCAGCCGCTGGCTCACCCTCGGCGCGGCCAGCAAACTCCTCGGCGTTAGCGAATCCACCATCCGCCGCTGGGCCGATGCCGGGGAAATCCGTTCCTACCGGACGAGCGGCGGCCACCGCCGCATCCTGGCCGAAGACCTCAAACACATCGTCGCCAGCATGGCCCCCCAGCAGGCCGCCCGCGACCCCTCCCGCATCAGCGACCTCGCCACCGCCAGGGTCCGCCGTCGCCTCCATCCCCGCGGCCGCGCCGCCCACGCAGCGCCCGCCTTCGACCAGCTCAGCCCCGACGCCCTCGACCGGCTCCGCCTCCTTGGCCGCCAGGTCGTCGACCTCTTCTCCCGCATCATCGCCGGCGAGGCCAGGCGCGATCGGGCGATCGAAGATGCCCGCTCCATCGGCCGCGAGTACGGACGCACCCTCGTCAGCGAGCACATCAGCCTCACCACCGCTGTCGCCACCTTCAACGCGCTTCGCCGCTCCCTCGAAGAAACGGCCGCCCAGATCGCCACCGAGGCCGGCCTCTCCGCCGAGGAGGCCGTCGACGCCATCGAAAACGTCCTCTCCCTCGCCGATGTCATGCTCGAGGGCATGGCCTCCGTCTACGAAGCCCAGTCGCGCTGA
- the rplI gene encoding 50S ribosomal protein L9, with protein sequence MKVVFFEDVEGTAQAGEVKEVRNGFARNFLLPRGIAGPTTKENLRRANAIAQREARRQEKLDNEARAIAAKLENLVVSIEARVGETGRLFGSVTNRDVAAAIQAAAGVELEHQQVLLPEPIRELGQRPVEIKFTRNVSVTVTVDVVPDAASKPVVEKLQAARAAEAPAAEPAE encoded by the coding sequence ATGAAGGTCGTCTTTTTCGAAGACGTTGAAGGCACCGCCCAGGCCGGCGAAGTCAAAGAAGTGCGGAACGGCTTCGCCCGCAACTTCCTCCTGCCCCGCGGCATCGCCGGCCCCACCACGAAGGAAAACCTCCGCCGCGCGAACGCCATCGCCCAGCGTGAGGCCCGCCGCCAAGAGAAGCTCGATAACGAGGCCCGCGCCATCGCCGCGAAGCTCGAAAACCTCGTCGTCAGCATCGAGGCCCGCGTCGGCGAAACCGGCCGCCTCTTCGGCTCCGTAACCAACCGCGATGTCGCCGCCGCCATCCAGGCGGCCGCCGGTGTCGAGCTCGAGCACCAGCAGGTCCTCCTCCCCGAGCCAATCCGCGAACTCGGCCAGCGGCCCGTCGAAATCAAGTTCACCCGGAACGTCAGCGTCACCGTCACCGTCGACGTCGTCCCGGACGCCGCCTCGAAGCCCGTGGTCGAAAAGCTGCAGGCCGCCCGCGCTGCCGAAGCGCCCGCCGCCGAACCCGCCGAATAA